CAGGCGTGGCGCCGGGGGACGCGCCTCTCCCCGAGGCTGCAGCTCCGGGCCCCCGCGAGGGATCAGCGCCCGCGGAGCCAGTCCAGCGCCTCGCGCAGCGCGGGGCCGGGGTCGGACGCGCGGAAGACCTCGCCACGGCGTCCCGGCCCGAACGCCGCGACGAACTGCGCGACGGCGCCGCCCAGGCCGGGGGCGTCCTCCGGGAGGGCCAGCTCCTCGCGGGAGCGGCGCATCCGGGCGATCAGGTGGTCGACCTCGCCCAGGGTCCAGCGGAGCCGCACCCCCGTCCGGTAGCTGGTGACGGGCGCGGGGCGCGCGCCGGCCGCGGCCTGCAGGAGCAGGGCGGGGAAGTCCACCCCCGCGTCGAGCGCGAGCTGTAGAGACCCCCAGAAGCGCCCGTTGATCTCCATGATGTACGCCTTCCCGGTGGCGGCATCCAGCTTGTACTCCACCATCGCCACCCCCTGCCACCCGAACGCCCGCAGCAGGGCCACGGAGCGCTCCAGCAGAGCCGGGTCCAGCGGGTGGCTCTCGCGGTAGACGCTCACCCCTCCCGAGGGCGGCTTCTCCCGGATGCGCCGGTGCGAGAAGGCGGCGACGACCTCCCCCTCCCACAGGAGGACGAAGATCCCCACGCCGGGCCCCACGATCCGCTCCTGCAGGAGCACGGGGTACGCACCCGGGGGAAGGGCGTCCAGGGCGCTCCGCAGCGCGGTCCCGTCGCGGAGGTGCACGACGGACGACTTCGCCCGCTTCCCGTTCGCCGAGACGACCGAGCGGGAGGGCTTAAGCACGAGGGGGAAGCGCAGCGCCCCCGGGTCCACGGCGCGCGCCTCCTCCACGCTCTCCACGCGGAGCTGGGCGGGTACGCCGATCCCCACCGCGCGCGCGGCCTCCATCACCGCCCCCTTGTCGCAGATCCGCTCGAACTCCGCGAGGCCGGCGAACGGGAGGAG
This DNA window, taken from Longimicrobiaceae bacterium, encodes the following:
- a CDS encoding ATP-grasp domain-containing protein, with the protein product CRVAAVLVTDGEQRAALAAVRSLAAAGHTVFVCSPRSRSLAGASRHCRAHAPVPDPLTEPAAFVAAVRGLIRRNGVDVLLPITEPSLLALLPERETLGALLPFAGLAEFERICDKGAVMEAARAVGIGVPAQLRVESVEEARAVDPGALRFPLVLKPSRSVVSANGKRAKSSVVHLRDGTALRSALDALPPGAYPVLLQERIVGPGVGIFVLLWEGEVVAAFSHRRIREKPPSGGVSVYRESHPLDPALLERSVALLRAFGWQGVAMVEYKLDAATGKAYIMEINGRFWGSLQLALDAGVDFPALLLQAAAGARPAPVTSYRTGVRLRWTLGEVDHLIARMRRSREELALPEDAPGLGGAVAQFVAAFGPGRRGEVFRASDPGPALREALDWLRGR